A single window of [Clostridium] hylemonae DSM 15053 DNA harbors:
- a CDS encoding BtpA/SgcQ family protein, producing MRYAKEPVIIGAVHLPYYGRNNPSQSVAEIEEYVMANVKVHYENGIDTVYIQDENLNTGPALPETIALTASLAKMVKMEVPGVKLGLIMQAHDGVAPIAAAAAAGADFVRIKVFAGTMYKAEGIRTGVGETAVQYRTMINSPVKILADVHDREGIPMPGVPVDMAIGWASHIGADGLILTGHDYKETMEYLETAEKMELGKPVLVGGSVSEDNIYDILDHCEGAVVSSSLMLDDPVPGSPLRWDAEKIRRFADKVRHYRKSR from the coding sequence ATGAGATATGCAAAGGAGCCGGTCATTATAGGAGCGGTACATCTTCCGTACTATGGCAGGAATAATCCGTCTCAGTCAGTGGCGGAGATCGAAGAGTATGTCATGGCCAATGTAAAGGTCCACTATGAAAATGGTATCGATACGGTATATATACAGGATGAAAATCTGAATACAGGCCCGGCGCTGCCGGAGACGATCGCCTTGACGGCGTCACTTGCAAAAATGGTGAAGATGGAAGTGCCGGGCGTGAAACTGGGACTGATCATGCAGGCTCACGACGGAGTGGCGCCGATCGCCGCGGCCGCGGCCGCGGGAGCGGATTTCGTCCGCATCAAAGTATTTGCCGGAACAATGTACAAGGCAGAGGGGATCCGTACAGGCGTCGGTGAGACGGCGGTACAGTACCGCACTATGATAAATTCCCCGGTAAAAATACTTGCAGATGTACATGACCGGGAAGGGATACCGATGCCGGGAGTGCCGGTCGATATGGCCATCGGCTGGGCGAGCCATATCGGAGCAGACGGTCTTATACTGACAGGACACGACTATAAGGAAACGATGGAGTATCTGGAGACCGCGGAAAAAATGGAACTGGGCAAACCGGTGCTGGTGGGCGGCTCGGTCAGTGAGGACAATATTTATGACATACTGGATCACTGTGAAGGGGCGGTCGTAAGCAGCTCGCTGATGCTGGACGATCCAGTTCCGGGAAGCCCGCTGCGGTGGGATGCGGAAAAGATCAGACGATTTGCAGACAAAGTAAGGCATTATAGAAAGAGCAGATAA
- a CDS encoding carbohydrate kinase family protein encodes MDYVAVGCLSIDNIINTMGIKKLNVFGGNAAFGTAGISLWHDGEIGVVSRKGTDIPKEWIRMLEERGIDTEGIKDVPMRHMMFAGMIYDENGERREVTFNESEQSGELIAGFPVMTPEMVTMAHEIFAPAVSDIPESYSDAAVFLAARHYDRQLGYAKYFREKNPGGLIVLDTGSDYMRPECIDKLPELFRLVDVVIPSEVEVKGIFGDIPMAEAAEKMIQLGARNVVIKIGKRGCLVYVNKEIIFVNAFHSDTVKDPTGAGDSFCGGFLVGYNKTHDLVTAAKYGTVSSSFIIEDFGIEPALHISRELAEERLKDVVCYTMEGKE; translated from the coding sequence ATGGATTATGTAGCAGTTGGCTGCCTTAGTATTGACAACATCATCAATACAATGGGCATAAAAAAATTAAATGTATTTGGCGGCAACGCCGCCTTTGGTACGGCAGGGATCTCACTCTGGCACGACGGAGAGATCGGAGTCGTCTCAAGAAAAGGAACAGATATCCCAAAAGAGTGGATCCGGATGCTGGAAGAACGGGGCATCGACACGGAGGGCATAAAAGATGTGCCCATGCGCCATATGATGTTTGCGGGAATGATCTATGATGAGAACGGGGAGCGCAGAGAAGTAACCTTTAATGAAAGCGAACAAAGCGGCGAACTGATCGCCGGCTTCCCGGTGATGACGCCCGAGATGGTGACGATGGCACATGAGATATTTGCGCCTGCGGTGAGTGATATACCTGAAAGCTATTCGGACGCCGCCGTTTTCCTTGCGGCGCGCCACTATGACAGACAGTTGGGTTATGCAAAGTATTTCAGAGAAAAGAATCCGGGAGGGCTCATCGTGCTCGATACCGGCAGCGACTATATGAGACCGGAGTGTATAGACAAGCTTCCTGAGCTTTTCCGGCTGGTGGATGTGGTGATACCAAGCGAAGTCGAGGTGAAAGGTATCTTCGGAGATATCCCCATGGCGGAAGCGGCAGAGAAAATGATACAGCTTGGGGCCAGAAATGTGGTGATCAAGATCGGAAAAAGAGGCTGTCTCGTGTATGTAAATAAAGAAATCATATTTGTGAACGCGTTTCATTCAGACACGGTCAAGGACCCGACGGGAGCGGGAGACAGTTTCTGCGGAGGCTTTCTCGTCGGATACAATAAGACGCACGACCTCGTCACAGCGGCCAAATATGGGACCGTATCTTCTTCGTTTATCATTGAAGATTTTGGGATCGAGCCGGCGCTGCATATCAGCAGAGAGCTGGCGGAAGAACGGCTGAAGGATGTGGTCTGTTACACAATGGAGGGAAAAGAATGA
- a CDS encoding SIS domain-containing protein, with the protein MNDKILPPLLKEDSILNAEDRALLMNLYEEEGDNTWKVVAGDDPLDERRLARNSYTYEELVGQPDKIRETLSREKEAVKKAAGLLGQREIRQIYMVGCGDSVAALRGVRFFLESLLGIPCKEEDALDFAYYNSSAVDEKTLVITLSSSGRTVRVVEALLAARARGAQTLALSNTPDSPLMKAASAGILIHASRKGWPTQSSTAAMAVTVRLGLELGRVMGVSEAALGYYEEQFDKVPGLMEQAIEMTEKKIRKMAEELYSRKMFFFCGGGPFFTCAEYGAAKVKEATPVYAVPVLLEEFHHYNTLKKGDPLFLIAPPGYSVMRAIETIWAGKELGGSVIVLTSKNEAALVKEADEAVILPEAEECFANFVYAVPLQLFGYYLSVEQEKKAREKLGE; encoded by the coding sequence ATGAACGATAAGATATTGCCGCCACTGTTAAAGGAGGATTCCATTTTAAACGCCGAAGACCGTGCGTTGTTGATGAATCTTTATGAAGAAGAAGGAGATAATACATGGAAGGTCGTCGCGGGCGATGATCCGCTGGATGAGCGGAGGCTTGCGCGGAATTCTTATACATATGAGGAATTGGTGGGACAGCCGGATAAAATACGCGAGACATTGAGCCGGGAGAAAGAGGCGGTCAAAAAAGCCGCCGGACTTCTGGGACAGAGAGAGATCAGACAGATCTATATGGTCGGCTGCGGCGATTCGGTTGCCGCCCTGCGGGGCGTCAGGTTCTTTCTGGAGTCGCTGCTCGGCATTCCGTGCAAGGAGGAGGACGCGTTGGACTTTGCATATTATAACAGTTCGGCCGTGGATGAGAAGACACTCGTGATCACGCTGTCTTCCAGCGGACGGACGGTGCGGGTAGTGGAAGCGCTGCTGGCAGCGAGGGCGCGCGGCGCCCAGACGCTCGCCCTGTCCAATACACCGGATTCTCCGCTCATGAAAGCGGCGTCGGCCGGTATCCTCATCCATGCATCCAGAAAAGGATGGCCGACACAGTCTTCCACCGCCGCCATGGCAGTGACCGTAAGGCTCGGGCTCGAGCTGGGAAGGGTGATGGGAGTGAGCGAAGCCGCGCTTGGTTATTACGAAGAGCAGTTTGATAAAGTACCTGGACTTATGGAACAGGCCATTGAGATGACGGAAAAAAAGATCCGGAAAATGGCAGAAGAGTTATACAGCAGGAAGATGTTCTTTTTCTGCGGCGGGGGACCATTCTTTACGTGCGCGGAGTACGGAGCGGCAAAAGTAAAAGAAGCGACGCCGGTCTATGCGGTGCCGGTGCTTCTGGAAGAATTCCATCATTATAACACGCTGAAAAAGGGCGACCCTCTGTTTTTGATCGCTCCGCCGGGGTATTCTGTTATGCGGGCCATAGAGACTATATGGGCCGGAAAGGAACTGGGAGGCTCTGTGATCGTACTCACATCAAAAAATGAGGCGGCTCTCGTCAAAGAGGCGGATGAGGCGGTCATACTGCCGGAAGCAGAAGAGTGTTTTGCGAATTTTGTGTATGCGGTTCCGCTGCAGTTATTCGGATACTACCTTTCTGTTGAACAGGAAAAGAAAGCAAGGGAAAAATTGGGGGAATAG
- a CDS encoding energy-coupling factor ABC transporter ATP-binding protein has translation MGDILLDHVSFTYKNGYEAVSDVSLSVRQGERVAILGQNGAGKTTTVRMMNNMRRPTKGTVMVGGKNTKDYTTAQISREVGYVFQNPDDQLFHATVREEVEFGPKTALKLPPDEVENRCGRALELAGLTEMKDENPFSLPLSIRKFVAIAAVIASDPDVYIFDEPTAGQDRMGLISLDKIIRSLQGLGKTVITITHDIEFAINTFDRIVVMAKKKIIREGTPEEIFHDEAVLKKAMLKTPYAVRFAKELSLGEEITTNEQLIEALARRESGYER, from the coding sequence ATGGGAGATATATTATTAGACCACGTGTCGTTTACATATAAGAACGGGTATGAAGCAGTGTCCGATGTCTCTCTTTCTGTCCGGCAGGGAGAAAGAGTCGCCATACTCGGGCAGAACGGCGCCGGAAAGACAACGACGGTGAGAATGATGAACAACATGCGCCGCCCGACAAAGGGAACGGTCATGGTGGGCGGTAAAAATACAAAAGATTATACGACCGCCCAGATATCAAGAGAGGTAGGGTATGTTTTCCAGAATCCGGACGACCAGCTTTTTCATGCCACGGTCCGGGAGGAAGTAGAATTTGGCCCTAAAACAGCGCTGAAACTGCCGCCGGACGAAGTGGAGAACAGGTGCGGCAGGGCGCTTGAGCTGGCGGGACTTACAGAAATGAAGGATGAAAATCCCTTTTCCCTGCCGCTATCCATACGGAAATTTGTTGCCATTGCGGCGGTCATAGCCTCGGATCCGGATGTCTATATCTTTGATGAACCGACGGCGGGGCAGGACAGAATGGGACTGATCAGCCTCGATAAGATCATCCGCAGCCTGCAGGGGCTTGGCAAAACGGTGATCACCATCACGCACGATATCGAGTTTGCCATAAATACATTTGACAGGATCGTTGTGATGGCGAAGAAAAAGATCATCAGAGAAGGAACGCCGGAAGAAATATTCCATGACGAGGCAGTGCTTAAGAAGGCGATGCTCAAGACACCATATGCGGTGAGATTTGCCAAAGAGCTGTCTCTCGGGGAAGAGATAACAACGAATGAACAATTAATAGAAGCATTAGCAAGGAGAGAATCAGGATATGAACGATAA
- a CDS encoding energy-coupling factor ABC transporter ATP-binding protein, with protein sequence MAGKIIELKNVTYTYPLNSRPALKDISLELEAGKLYGIVGGNGSGKTTLCLAICGFATRFEKGTLQGEILIKGRNIDEYEDGETSRMMGYVLQNPFSQISGVRETVLEEIAYGLENLGVAPEEMEERVVAIAEKTDIESLLMKNPYELSGGQQQRVALASVLVLDPEILVIDEPTSQLDPEGTESIFKIIERLKEEGKTILLVEHKMDLLAEYADEMIVLEDGRNIAVGRTKEVLSDRRLEEHGIQLPQISVIFSELKKRGMCFDSIPVTYNEAVDLLKQV encoded by the coding sequence ATGGCTGGTAAGATAATTGAATTGAAAAATGTGACATATACATATCCGCTGAATTCCAGGCCGGCCTTAAAAGACATATCGCTGGAGCTGGAGGCAGGAAAGCTCTATGGCATCGTCGGCGGCAACGGCTCCGGGAAAACGACCCTCTGTCTGGCCATATGCGGATTTGCCACGAGATTTGAAAAGGGCACGCTGCAGGGAGAGATTCTCATAAAAGGCAGAAATATAGACGAGTATGAGGACGGAGAGACGTCCCGGATGATGGGATATGTTCTCCAGAATCCTTTCAGCCAGATATCCGGGGTGAGAGAGACCGTGCTCGAGGAGATCGCCTATGGGCTTGAGAATCTCGGGGTGGCGCCGGAAGAGATGGAGGAGCGCGTTGTGGCGATCGCGGAAAAGACAGATATCGAATCACTGCTTATGAAGAATCCGTATGAACTGTCGGGCGGACAGCAGCAGAGAGTCGCGCTTGCTTCCGTACTCGTTCTGGATCCTGAGATCCTCGTGATCGACGAACCGACCTCCCAGCTTGACCCGGAAGGTACAGAGAGCATTTTCAAGATCATTGAGCGGCTGAAGGAAGAGGGGAAAACGATCCTTCTCGTGGAACACAAGATGGATCTTCTGGCAGAGTATGCAGATGAGATGATCGTGCTGGAGGACGGCCGCAATATTGCCGTGGGACGGACAAAAGAGGTGCTGTCCGACCGGAGGCTGGAGGAGCACGGCATCCAGCTTCCACAGATAAGTGTTATATTCAGCGAGCTGAAAAAAAGAGGAATGTGTTTTGACAGCATTCCGGTCACGTATAATGAAGCGGTAGATCTACTAAAACAAGTATAG
- a CDS encoding energy-coupling factor transporter transmembrane component T has protein sequence MEKKKNKIAGLYPMCKIEMLGLYVILIILANIIQICQLPLLLIPLSLCIPLIFALSGQLKDYLSFIKMVSFLVCFLFVIQAFLIKGAQPVLVWQWKFLHIYLGGLDKGLTLSFNILNFAGIFYWLFKTSAYQEISAAMEQSGLHHKAAYVFLSTFKMIDVMKQNTYKIMDAQRARGVETEGNIFVRAKAFVPIIIPLVVNAMLEVGERALTLESKAFSVKCRKTIMIPATRNGYEKRALIVSAVIVLSATGGAILWLVR, from the coding sequence ATGGAAAAAAAGAAAAATAAAATTGCCGGGTTATATCCGATGTGCAAGATCGAGATGCTCGGACTGTATGTTATTTTAATTATCCTGGCCAACATCATCCAGATCTGTCAGTTACCGTTGCTGCTGATTCCGCTTTCTCTTTGTATTCCACTCATATTTGCGCTGAGCGGACAGCTGAAAGACTATCTGTCCTTTATTAAAATGGTCAGCTTTCTCGTCTGTTTTCTGTTTGTGATACAGGCATTCCTGATCAAGGGGGCACAGCCGGTACTTGTGTGGCAGTGGAAATTCCTGCACATTTATCTGGGCGGCCTGGACAAAGGCCTGACGCTCAGCTTCAATATTTTAAATTTCGCAGGCATTTTTTACTGGCTCTTTAAAACCTCAGCCTATCAGGAGATCAGCGCTGCCATGGAGCAGAGCGGTCTTCATCACAAGGCTGCCTACGTGTTTCTCTCAACCTTCAAAATGATCGATGTAATGAAACAGAACACCTATAAGATCATGGACGCGCAGAGGGCCAGAGGGGTTGAGACGGAAGGAAATATATTTGTGAGGGCAAAGGCATTTGTGCCTATCATAATCCCTCTGGTCGTAAATGCCATGCTGGAAGTCGGGGAGAGGGCGCTGACGCTTGAATCCAAGGCGTTTTCCGTTAAATGCAGGAAGACGATCATGATCCCCGCCACACGCAACGGATATGAAAAGCGGGCGCTGATCGTGTCTGCGGTGATCGTACTTAGCGCGACAGGAGGGGCTATATTATGGCTGGTAAGATAA
- a CDS encoding creatininase family protein: MYLGKMTTAQAKEAFQKDPVLVIPVGSTEQHGAQCALGTDYMVPSYLADHVADMEDVIIAPTVPYGVCPYHLSFEGSINIGYEGLYMVLHGIMDSLMQHGVKRFVVLNGHGGNTPSIDRAALEVYHKGGICASIDWWSLVAELDEKFCGGHGDILETSAMMAVAPDAVHLELGQPMNAQHPSENVEAAYIQAVRYKGGTVRLVRDTKEIAPSGWFGPFDPKDSTAELGQEALDLSVEFIRGFLEEMKGFACK, from the coding sequence ATGTATCTTGGAAAGATGACGACAGCCCAGGCAAAAGAGGCATTCCAGAAGGACCCGGTGCTCGTGATACCGGTGGGAAGTACGGAACAGCACGGCGCCCAGTGTGCGCTAGGCACAGACTACATGGTGCCCTCGTATCTGGCGGATCATGTGGCGGACATGGAGGACGTGATCATCGCCCCCACGGTCCCGTACGGAGTCTGTCCGTATCACTTAAGCTTTGAGGGCAGTATCAATATTGGTTATGAAGGACTTTATATGGTCCTGCACGGAATCATGGACTCCCTCATGCAGCACGGAGTGAAACGGTTTGTCGTGCTGAACGGACACGGAGGCAACACGCCGTCCATCGACCGCGCGGCGCTGGAAGTCTACCACAAGGGCGGCATCTGCGCCAGTATAGACTGGTGGAGCCTTGTGGCGGAACTGGATGAGAAGTTTTGCGGCGGGCACGGAGATATCCTCGAGACATCTGCCATGATGGCGGTCGCGCCGGACGCGGTACATCTGGAGCTTGGACAGCCCATGAACGCGCAGCACCCTTCAGAAAATGTGGAGGCTGCTTATATACAGGCAGTCCGTTACAAAGGAGGCACGGTCCGTCTTGTGAGAGACACAAAAGAGATCGCGCCGAGCGGATGGTTCGGTCCTTTTGACCCGAAAGATTCCACGGCGGAGCTCGGACAGGAAGCTCTTGATCTGTCCGTAGAGTTTATCCGCGGTTTCCTGGAAGAAATGAAAGGGTTTGCATGTAAATAG
- a CDS encoding sodium/pantothenate symporter, whose product MSEAIQPSPVPFYTVLVIYLGIMAFIGWYASRKTKSLGDFFVLSGKAGVLVSGIAYFSTQFSMGTFLGTPGTIFGVGYAGMAISVPGAVFCMILPALLIGRKLVTLGHEYGFLTMADYLTDRYHSRSMSGVLGVMMLFFLIPMMGAQIIGAGVIVHVFTGLPEWVGVVGMGIIVILYCMSGGMKGAMMTDVIQGSLMMGTAVITFIVSVKMGGGFHNINSTLQSMNESYLTFPGANGYMPWAYYVSNIVLWSFFTMGQPHLFTKFFTMKDHKTMFKAILLGTGGMFLSATLIEWAGVNGIASIQNIEKADQIVPMILQRGLNPFLASLFIAGIVAAGMSTIDGILVTTTGAVTRDIYQKIVNKKATDDSVMKLSKVVTILIGLVVILFGVFQPGSIFEINLFAFSGMAVFVVPILFGMYWKRSTAWGAIASVAVGVAALLSFTLVPQLKELAHGFHALFPATILGAVTMVIVSRLTQAPPQETIDRHFKLLKKVSAR is encoded by the coding sequence ATGTCTGAAGCGATCCAACCATCACCGGTGCCGTTTTATACGGTCTTAGTTATATATCTTGGTATTATGGCGTTTATCGGCTGGTACGCCAGCAGAAAGACGAAGAGTCTCGGCGATTTCTTCGTACTGAGCGGAAAAGCCGGCGTTCTTGTCAGCGGTATCGCTTATTTTTCCACCCAGTTCTCCATGGGTACTTTTCTCGGTACGCCGGGAACGATTTTTGGAGTCGGATATGCGGGAATGGCCATCTCTGTACCAGGCGCTGTCTTCTGCATGATCCTGCCTGCGCTTCTCATAGGCAGAAAGCTCGTGACGCTCGGCCATGAATATGGCTTCCTCACAATGGCAGACTACCTGACAGACCGGTACCACTCAAGATCAATGAGCGGCGTGCTCGGCGTTATGATGCTCTTTTTCCTCATTCCGATGATGGGAGCTCAGATCATCGGCGCAGGAGTTATCGTTCACGTATTTACCGGACTTCCTGAGTGGGTCGGGGTTGTAGGAATGGGTATTATCGTTATATTATACTGTATGAGCGGCGGTATGAAGGGCGCGATGATGACGGACGTTATCCAGGGCTCTCTCATGATGGGAACTGCGGTTATCACATTCATCGTCTCCGTCAAAATGGGCGGCGGTTTTCATAATATCAACAGCACGCTGCAGAGTATGAATGAATCGTATCTGACCTTCCCGGGAGCGAACGGTTATATGCCGTGGGCTTACTACGTATCAAACATTGTGCTCTGGTCGTTCTTTACGATGGGGCAGCCCCACCTGTTCACCAAGTTCTTTACGATGAAGGACCATAAGACGATGTTTAAGGCGATACTGCTCGGTACGGGCGGGATGTTCCTCTCAGCGACGCTGATTGAGTGGGCAGGTGTAAACGGGATCGCGTCCATCCAGAATATTGAAAAGGCAGACCAGATCGTGCCGATGATCCTCCAGAGAGGACTGAACCCGTTCCTTGCGTCCCTCTTTATCGCGGGGATCGTGGCGGCCGGTATGTCCACCATCGACGGAATACTCGTAACGACGACCGGAGCGGTGACAAGGGACATCTACCAGAAGATCGTCAATAAAAAAGCGACGGATGACAGTGTCATGAAGCTGTCCAAGGTGGTTACCATATTGATCGGACTTGTTGTCATTCTCTTTGGCGTGTTCCAGCCGGGAAGTATCTTTGAGATCAACCTGTTTGCGTTCTCGGGCATGGCCGTCTTTGTAGTGCCGATCCTGTTCGGCATGTACTGGAAGAGGTCTACGGCCTGGGGCGCCATCGCATCTGTGGCTGTAGGGGTGGCGGCTCTTCTGAGCTTTACACTTGTTCCGCAGCTTAAGGAACTGGCGCATGGATTCCACGCACTGTTCCCGGCGACAATACTCGGCGCGGTCACGATGGTGATCGTCAGCAGACTGACGCAGGCGCCGCCGCAGGAGACGATCGACCGGCACTTTAAACTGCTGAAGAAAGTCAGTGCCAGATAA
- a CDS encoding MurR/RpiR family transcriptional regulator → MDILQRIRDLYPTLTKKQRGIADYLLENPEDVCYVTLAQLSHQTSSSELTLLRFCKKAGCSSFLELKNEFREYTQHMIRLLSAPAYFPPENASSEGSDKEALLTDICRREAAAVADFSASFSPESIVAAAGEIKKSRRIFIFAHDISKILGEFLEARLRLLYFNASLIDLADLAETQNRLQHLNEGDLVIFFSFPKYYYPMGSIAKKAADTGVPILTITDSISSPAAEYSTHLLLCQTATKMFYNSLTLPMTALNLLASCLVIDMVPESERKDFKKTLSS, encoded by the coding sequence ATGGATATATTACAGAGAATCCGGGACTTATATCCCACGCTCACAAAAAAACAGAGAGGAATCGCCGATTATCTGCTGGAGAACCCCGAGGATGTATGCTATGTTACGCTTGCCCAGCTGAGCCATCAGACGTCGTCCTCGGAACTTACACTGCTGCGCTTTTGTAAAAAAGCAGGCTGTTCCAGCTTCCTGGAGTTAAAAAATGAGTTCCGGGAATACACACAGCATATGATCAGGCTTCTTTCGGCGCCGGCATATTTCCCACCCGAAAACGCCTCATCCGAAGGCTCTGACAAAGAAGCGCTCCTGACAGACATCTGCCGCCGGGAAGCCGCCGCAGTCGCAGATTTTTCCGCCTCCTTCAGCCCCGAGTCGATCGTGGCCGCCGCCGGGGAGATAAAGAAAAGCAGACGCATTTTTATTTTTGCCCATGATATCTCGAAAATACTCGGCGAGTTTCTGGAGGCCAGGCTGCGGCTGCTCTACTTCAACGCCTCCCTCATTGATCTGGCGGATCTGGCGGAGACGCAGAACCGGCTGCAGCACCTTAACGAGGGCGACCTTGTCATCTTCTTTTCCTTCCCAAAGTATTATTATCCTATGGGAAGCATTGCCAAAAAGGCGGCGGACACGGGCGTCCCTATCCTGACCATCACCGACAGCATCTCGTCCCCGGCGGCTGAATACAGCACTCACCTTCTTCTCTGCCAGACTGCCACAAAGATGTTCTATAATTCACTGACGCTGCCGATGACCGCGCTGAACCTGCTGGCATCCTGCCTCGTCATTGACATGGTACCGGAATCGGAACGGAAAGATTTTAAGAAGACTCTGTCATCCTGA
- the iadA gene encoding beta-aspartyl-peptidase, protein MLLIKNAEIYSPARIGKKDILVCNEKIELIEDRIDGLPDSCRVIDAEGLMLSPGMIDQHIHVTGGGGEGSFHTRTPELALSEMIEGGITTAVGLLGTDGMTRSVENLYAKTAALNEEGVTAYMLTGAYGYPGPSITGEADRDIVFIREVLGMKLALSDHRAPHITPEQLMQTASRVRVAGMLSGKPGIVVLHMGDAPEGLEPVYEVLDRSALPVRIFRPTHVNRNGKLLEAGYGFLEKGGYVDYTCGMKGQPSPGQCIAEAARRGLPLEHITISSDGHGSWSSYGEDGTLQEIGVSGVDSLYRELKEMVKGLGMALEDALGYVTAHVAEALDIYPKKGCIAEGADADILLFTEELELHTVIARGAVMMEAGALKKKGTYEK, encoded by the coding sequence ATGCTGTTAATAAAAAATGCCGAGATTTATTCTCCGGCCCGTATTGGGAAAAAAGATATTCTTGTATGCAATGAAAAAATAGAGTTGATAGAAGACAGGATCGACGGACTGCCGGACAGCTGCCGTGTGATAGATGCAGAAGGGCTTATGCTGTCTCCGGGTATGATCGACCAGCACATACATGTGACCGGCGGCGGCGGGGAGGGAAGCTTCCACACCCGCACCCCGGAGCTTGCCCTGTCCGAGATGATAGAGGGCGGGATCACGACGGCTGTGGGCCTGCTCGGGACGGACGGAATGACGAGAAGCGTGGAGAATCTGTATGCCAAGACTGCCGCGCTGAATGAGGAAGGGGTAACGGCCTACATGCTGACCGGCGCCTACGGATATCCGGGGCCGTCCATAACCGGTGAGGCAGACCGGGATATCGTGTTTATCAGAGAAGTCCTCGGAATGAAACTGGCGTTATCCGACCACCGGGCGCCCCACATTACGCCGGAGCAGCTCATGCAGACTGCAAGCCGCGTCAGAGTGGCGGGAATGCTGAGCGGAAAGCCAGGCATAGTTGTGCTGCATATGGGGGACGCGCCCGAAGGACTGGAGCCGGTGTACGAAGTGCTGGACCGGAGCGCGCTTCCTGTCCGTATCTTCCGTCCGACCCACGTAAACCGCAACGGAAAGCTGCTTGAAGCGGGGTACGGTTTCCTTGAGAAGGGCGGCTATGTAGACTATACGTGTGGGATGAAGGGCCAGCCTTCCCCCGGGCAGTGCATTGCGGAGGCGGCCAGGAGAGGCCTTCCCCTTGAACACATCACCATCAGCTCGGACGGACACGGCAGCTGGTCCAGCTACGGTGAGGACGGAACGCTGCAGGAGATCGGCGTATCAGGAGTGGACAGTCTGTACAGAGAATTAAAAGAGATGGTGAAAGGGCTTGGAATGGCACTTGAAGATGCCCTTGGATATGTGACAGCCCATGTGGCGGAAGCGCTTGACATATACCCGAAAAAAGGCTGCATAGCAGAAGGGGCAGACGCGGATATACTGCTTTTTACAGAGGAGCTGGAACTCCACACGGTGATAGCGAGAGGCGCTGTCATGATGGAGGCCGGAGCCTTAAAAAAGAAAGGTACTTATGAAAAATAA
- a CDS encoding MerR family transcriptional regulator: MMKKEYTCEVKMEDKLYRIGMFAAMNHVTIKALRYYDEQNLLKPVYVDSTTGYRYYTSGQLPEIHRILALRGMGFSLEEIRSIQAGHSEMEMLAARKRQLLSEIAEITARIAEVESYLSADKIDTEHHVLIKALPEVITASMRKRISRYGALFDFMPFMGREMERLGCVCAEPEYCFSVYHDGGYREEDVDVEIYQAVTEKKQDSGLLQFKVVPEVETAACILHKGSYESFPKSYGRVLRFVEENGYEICGNPRESYIDGIWNKETKEEWLSEIQIPVRKINEY, encoded by the coding sequence ATGATGAAAAAAGAATATACGTGTGAGGTTAAGATGGAAGACAAACTGTACAGAATAGGCATGTTTGCGGCCATGAACCATGTGACCATCAAGGCACTCAGATACTATGATGAACAGAATCTGTTAAAGCCCGTTTATGTGGACAGCACTACGGGCTACCGTTATTATACATCAGGGCAGCTTCCGGAGATACATCGGATTCTGGCGCTTCGTGGAATGGGATTTTCTCTGGAGGAAATAAGGTCCATTCAGGCCGGTCATTCTGAGATGGAGATGCTGGCAGCCAGAAAACGACAGCTGTTGTCTGAAATTGCGGAAATAACAGCCAGGATTGCCGAGGTGGAGAGTTATCTTTCTGCCGATAAAATAGATACGGAACATCATGTTCTCATTAAAGCTCTGCCGGAGGTCATAACGGCCTCCATGAGAAAGAGAATTTCCAGGTATGGAGCCCTGTTTGACTTTATGCCGTTTATGGGACGGGAGATGGAACGTCTTGGTTGTGTCTGTGCGGAGCCGGAATATTGTTTTTCCGTCTACCATGACGGCGGCTACAGAGAAGAGGATGTTGATGTGGAAATATACCAGGCCGTCACGGAAAAAAAGCAGGATTCCGGACTGCTGCAGTTCAAGGTGGTACCTGAGGTGGAGACGGCGGCCTGTATTCTCCATAAAGGTTCATATGAAAGTTTTCCGAAGTCGTACGGCCGTGTGCTGCGGTTTGTAGAGGAAAACGGGTATGAGATCTGCGGGAATCCGAGAGAGTCATACATCGATGGCATCTGGAACAAGGAGACAAAAGAGGAATGGCTTTCAGAAATTCAGATTCCGGTGAGAAAAATAAATGAATATTAA